CAGGCCAAGCTAACACAACCGAATCTGGCCTAACACCTCGAGATATAGCACTGAAGAACACAAGGTTGATGCTCGGGAGGGTGCTCGATTGCTCTCCCCTCGGGAGGAGGCGAGATTACAGAAGATTGGTTCCTTTTGTAACCAGCACTGGAAATCCTTGAACCGGCCTATAATTTTGTTTCCTCCAGTTACTTTTTGTTTAAACTGGACACAATATTCAGAAACAGGGTGCTCTCTTTGTATATATAGAAGATTTCTCTAGGATTTTAGCTGTGTTTGATGTAGTTAGTTATATCATATTTAGCTGTCTGTAAAACCATtgattgtaatttatatttagtttaaatGAATGTCTAAGCTTTTCTAAATTGTGCTGGCAGATGATTACACGTGGacattgcttttttttttttttttaaatatttttaatcagGCGATGTGGAGGTTTGAGGAAATTAAAGTAGCCTTTAGGGCACGGTTTAAATGATCATTTACCTACTCCAACTCTCCAAGGGAGTAATTTATCTCTTCCATCAATTTTCAGGATTGGAAGGAGACTAAAAGTTTATAGTAATTGCTAAAAAGTACAGATTGATTGAAAAAGAAACCAAAGTAGCCATTGGGACACAACTCAATTAGTTAACCAATTCAAACACATCTTGTGATTTACTTTCTTTACGTGTCTTCAAGTTACAATTTACCTCCTCTACATGTCTCTAGGATAGGGAGGACTAAAAGTTCATAGTAACTactaaaaagttaattgaaaaagaaacTAAAGTAACCCTTGAGGCACAACTCAATTGATTAACTAATTCATGCACATTCCATGATTTACCTTTTCCAGAAAGATAACTCATCTCTTCTAGAGCAACGATTTACCTTCTTCACTAGTCTTCAGGATAGAAAAAGACGCTAGGGCTCAAACTTTAGAAGAAACTAATGTAAATGCAACCCATACCAAACACACATGTATACATTGAAACAGAAGCTATGAACATTCATGTTTACATTGAAACAGAAGCCATGACCATTCATAATTTGCACAACTCACAATACATTCTACAGACTGAAACCAAACTATCATAAAAGGTACCACAGCACTATACAACCCTACATACATTTTGAACTATGCTGCTCAAAACAACACTGAGCAGAATGCATAATCAGCTTTATTGAAAGATGTAGACTCGAATAGAAACGACTTGAGTTGTTTAAACACGAGGTCGGGATTTTGAATGCAGGTGTACATAGGGTTCTTGGAAGACTCGAGGTCGGTATTCTGAATGCAGGTGTACATAGGGTTCTTGGAAGACTCGACTCTGTGGATGCAGATACCAATGCAGTAtgcacccaaaaagaaaaaatcaaatgCCATTAACTCACTAAACATCACACTTCATGCAATCCCTCCCTCCCTATATCCtccccccttttttttcttcaaattttgcaaacaaaaaatcacaacttgCGCTTGTATCTTATAGATTCAGTTTCATGGGACATGACAACAAGAGCGATCAAGCTTGCAGCGATGCATTCTTCTTAAACAAGGCATAGGCGTCGCTGTATACAGCCACCACATTAGAGAGCACAGCAAGGATGATCATAAAGGTGGATAAGATCTTATCCTTTCTTGTTGCTATGCCATACCGGTCCCTGGAATgcaaaaaaagaacaataaacTCAAAGAATATGCAAGGAGAAGTGGGGTGAGATGTGTTCAATTTGAAGTGAGTTACCTCAGAGTAACAGCAGCGGGGAATATGAAGCCAATGCAAACAGCAGCTGTTGCTCCCGTGAATTGGAAAGCGTCCCAAATGCTGGGGATGAAATTTGCGCCCAGGAAGATGACAACTAAAAGCCCAGTGCTGATTGACGCAAACCTCAAATTGTCTTGTACTAAAGGCCGTGCAGATGGAAAGAGCAGACCATCCAAGTTCAGTCGCAAGGGATAGAAGACGATTGGAAAGACCAGCATTAAGTGTGCAGCATAGCTAACACGAACAACATCGTTGAGAACAGAACCGAATGGGATTCCCAGATCGGCATCAAAGTTTGCAAGCACGTCATCAAGAGTTGCATCGCCAAataggaggaatccaaagaggcTTGTCAAGACATACACACTTGAGCAAAGTGTGAGTGAAGCTCGAACAACAGCTTTAATCTGTGTATTGTCCTCAAGTTCGTTGTCAATGGTATGAACTGCAAAGCATTCACGTTTTCAGAAAGCGAAGTCTTCAAAAATTTGGGGGTCTATCAAGAAAGTAGAAGTGTAGAACCTTTCTGAAGAAAATACTGTCAAATTGCCGACACTACCTAGATGATCTTACAAATCTTtcgttctttgtttcttttcttttttttttttgaaagcaaattcAGTAAAGTCGGTCTTTGAATCATTTGTAGGAGTGCCACTATTGTTTTTCCACGGGCATATAATCATGAAAACCAAGATTTTGTTATGACATTCAGTGATAAAAGGTTTGGGTCTCTCTTTCATAATGAAAAAACTCTGAGAGGCTAAAGGTGAGAATAATCAGGTGAAAGAATCTAGACAGCATAGCatagaataaaattataatagatCCCTATGCCAAGCTTTGATAtctataattcaattaatttatttaccaTGACCCTCTAAAAAAGTAAGCATATACACAGAATATTGCATACCGTTATAGTGGCAGATATATGCAGTGACAAGGACGGGAACTACAGTGAAGAGGTTTATAAATGATGTCACGTTATAAACATCAGGAAGCAATCTGGGCATCAGAACAGTTCCATCTATTATCTTGTATAAGGTAATTCCAACGGTCACAACAAGGAA
This portion of the Ipomoea triloba cultivar NCNSP0323 chromosome 5, ASM357664v1 genome encodes:
- the LOC116019919 gene encoding amino acid transporter AVT6A-like; this translates as MTIDNITHAKEKKSRKSKEVVVNESSPLLPSKHEGDAGFDEFNGASFSGAVFNLSTTIVGAGIMALPATMKVLGLFLGIAMIIIMAFLTEASIEYLIRFSRAAKSTSYGAVMGDAFGKVGKILLQVCVLVNNIGVLVVYMIIIGDVLSGTTEDGVHHNGVLEGWFGVHWYSGRFFVLLVTTLGIFAPLACLKRIDSLKFTSALSVALAVVFLVVTVGITLYKIIDGTVLMPRLLPDVYNVTSFINLFTVVPVLVTAYICHYNVHTIDNELEDNTQIKAVVRASLTLCSSVYVLTSLFGFLLFGDATLDDVLANFDADLGIPFGSVLNDVVRVSYAAHLMLVFPIVFYPLRLNLDGLLFPSARPLVQDNLRFASISTGLLVVIFLGANFIPSIWDAFQFTGATAAVCIGFIFPAAVTLRDRYGIATRKDKILSTFMIILAVLSNVVAVYSDAYALFKKNASLQA